The following DNA comes from Hordeum vulgare subsp. vulgare chromosome 3H, MorexV3_pseudomolecules_assembly, whole genome shotgun sequence.
TATGCACTATAGTAGAGTTTGGGATATAAGGCATGTTTCTTTAGTTGAAAAATTATACTAATATAAGTAAATTCATTTGAATTTAGTTTAGCTGGGTTTATTTAATTGTACGAGTTTTGTTCAAAAGAATTGTGCTGTGAATACGTACATATGCCCCTGTCCCTAAATAAAATTCACATTGTATATGGGCATGCatgtgaattcaaattttaaataatTATGTTTTCCATAAAATTATATAGGAATATGAATTTTCTTATGTACTTACATAGAGAAATCAAACAAGATTATCTTTTCAATTGAGAGGATGACCGTTTGAAGCTTGATAAATGCATCACTTGCCAAGTAATTTCACCTTTTACTTTTGATTAGATATAACATGAAACAAGATTGTAACTCATACTAGCTAATAACTAATTCGGAGCATGAACGAAGAGAAAAAGGTAAGATACAACATTTTGAGATAAGTAGAGGAAGTATTTACCCCGTTGCCACCAATGTAGGGGACGGTCCAAGAGAACAACCAATCGCAGGAGCTGCTGCTGGAGGGGATCTTGCTACGATACACAACGGCACCAGCTGAACCAGCGGCAGCTCCACTTGGGTGGACGTGGAGGAATGCACCCCATTGCCCATTCTGAATATCTGATGGGTAGGGTGTATCATAGATATGGCCGTGCCAATCGTTGTACTTAGCAAAGTTCAAAGTGGCACCAGTGGCATTGTAGAGGAGGCATTTTACAGCTATTCCGTTACCGTACCTAGCCAAAAGTTGGACCCAAATTTTACTTCAGTTAGGATCTTGTTTCCTCATATATAAGGTTTTTACATATTGCAAGAAGAAGCAGAAATAATTAAGCACTGCATATAATAATAAACCATGCATGTACACAGAAACATACCTCTCCTTGAGGTTGTCGACGAACTTTTGCGCGTTAACATCCTTACCACCGGCGTTGATCATCTTCATGGCATAGTCTGCAACATCTTTTTGGGTAATGGGTTCCTTATACTCTCCAGTGGCTATCACCGTCTGCGCTGAAATGGGGGTACCAAACACTCCAGAGGCCATTGTTTTGCACACACACTGTGATATATAGGTGTACTAGCTAGTTCGCTTCGCATGCAGTGAGAATTCATGGCTTGTTCTGCGTGTATTTATAGATAGATACACGCTGTGGGGCAAGTTCCCGGAAACTTGGTCCACCTCCCAC
Coding sequences within:
- the LOC123441229 gene encoding 23 kDa jasmonate-induced protein, encoding MASGVFGTPISAQTVIATGEYKEPITQKDVADYAMKMINAGGKDVNAQKFVDNLKERYGNGIAVKCLLYNATGATLNFAKYNDWHGHIYDTPYPSDIQNGQWGAFLHVHPSGAAAGSAGAVVYRSKIPSSSSSCDWLFSWTVPYIGGNGVYTEIREEGHYPSVGSWDYIYNVKLKNSSVTSIDSNYGYVSKADIGEGTTMNARGVFEFPY